CTGCACGCAATCCTCGTACTCGCCGGCCTGGCCTTCGCCGGCCTCCAGCGCCGCGTGGGCGAGAAAGGCCGCCAGCGGCGTCATGCCTTCCTCGATTTCGCCACCCTCGTATTCGCGCGCGGCGGTGACCAGTTCATCGAGGTTTTCAACCCGCTCTTCGCCGCGGCCGTCCTTGTCCTTGCGATAATGCTCCGGCAGGCGGCTTAAGCGGATGACCGCGTCCATCGTCTCGCCCAGCGGCAGGTCGGGCGTCTGCTGCTTCATCGTCAGGATGAGATCGAGGAAACCGCTGAGCGCGCCCAGCGCCCGGCCCGCCAGTTCCCGGTGCGCGAGCACGCGCTGCGCCGCCTTCCATAGCGAACCGTTTTCCTCGCGCGCGATCTGCCGCAGCGTGTCGAGGCTGCGCTCGCCGATGCCACGCGCAGGGAGGTTGACGACGCGCTCAAAGGCGGCGTCATCGTCGGGGGAAAACACCAGCCGGAGATAGGCCAGCGCGTCCTTGATCTCGGCGCGCTCGTAGAAGCGGAAGCCGCCGTAGACGCGATACGGCAACCCTGCCTGACGCAGCGCATCTTCGAACAAGCGCGACTGCGCGCTGGTGCGGTACAAAATGGCGCACTCGGCAAGTTTGCGGCCCCGCTCCTGCCAGAGTTCGATCTGCTCGATGCAAAAGCGCGCCTCCTCGCGATCATTGAAGGCGCTGTAGAGCTGGATCGGATCACCTTCGCCGCGCTCGGTCCACAGCTCCTTGCCCAGCCGCGCATTGTTGTGGCGGATGAGGGCGTTGGCCGCCGCCAGGATGGTGCCGGTGGAGCGGTAGTTCTGTTCCAGCCGGATCAAGCGGGTGTTCGGGAAATCCTTCTCCATGCGCTGCATGTTCTCCACGCGCGCGCCTCTCCAACTGTATATGGA
This is a stretch of genomic DNA from Gammaproteobacteria bacterium. It encodes these proteins:
- a CDS encoding 3'-5' exonuclease, which produces VLVDEFQDTNAIQYAWLRHIVGEHGNIFAVGDDDQSIYSWRGARVENMQRMEKDFPNTRLIRLEQNYRSTGTILAAANALIRHNNARLGKELWTERGEGDPIQLYSAFNDREEARFCIEQIELWQERGRKLAECAILYRTSAQSRLFEDALRQAGLPYRVYGGFRFYERAEIKDALAYLRLVFSPDDDAAFERVVNLPARGIGERSLDTLRQIAREENGSLWKAAQRVLAHRELAGRALGALSGFLDLILTMKQQTPDLPLGETMDAVIRLSRLPEHYRKDKDGRGEERVENLDELVTAAREYEGGEIEEGMTPLAAFLAHAALEAGEGQAGEYEDCVQLMTLHSAKGLEFPLVFLAGMEEGLFPHQRSSEDPNQIEEERRLCYVGITRARERVILSCAESRRLHGSDYYPRPSRFLRELPAELMQEVRMSGQLSTPRNPSLRDDDAGGGLRLGGRVAHATFGEGVILNLEGQGAHARVQVNFERAGTKWLMAAYANLRIC